A DNA window from Bos javanicus breed banteng chromosome 10, ARS-OSU_banteng_1.0, whole genome shotgun sequence contains the following coding sequences:
- the OSGEP gene encoding tRNA N6-adenosine threonylcarbamoyltransferase isoform X2 — MEHAVPHVGFLPGDTARHHRAVILDLLQEALTEAGLTSEDIDCIAYTKGPGMGAPLVSVAVVARTVAQLWNKPLLGVNHCIGHIEMGRLITGATNPTVLYVSGGNTQVIAYSEHRYRIFGETIDIAVGNCLDRFARVLKISNDPSPGYNIEQMAKRGKKLVELPYTVKGMDVSFSGILSFIEDVAHRMLATGECTPEDLCFSLQETVFAMLVEITERAMAHCGSQEALIVGGVGCNVRLQEMMETMCQERGARLFATDERFCIDNGAMIAQAGWEMFQAGHRTPLSESGITQRYRTDEVEVTWRD, encoded by the exons GATTCCTTCCGGGTGATACGGCCAGGCACCACCGAGCTGTTATCCTGGACCTGCTGCAAGAGGCACTAACAGAGGCTGGATTAACCTCTGAGGATATTGATTGCATCGCATACACCAAAG GTCCTGGCATGGGTGCCCCACTGGTTTCTGTGGCTGTTGTGGCCCGTACTGTGGCCCAGTTATGGAATAAGCCATTGCTGGGTGTTAACCACTGTATAGGTCACATTGAAATGGGCCGCCTCATCACTGGAGCCACCAACCCAACTGTGCTGTATGTCAGTGGAGGAAATACACAG GTGATTGCGTATTCAGAACATCGTTACCGCATCTTTGGGGAAACCATCGATATTGCTGTGGGTAATTGTCTGGATCGTTTTGCTCGAGTGCTGAAG ATTTCCAATGACCCAAGTCCAGGCTACAACATTGAGCAAATGGCAAAGCG AGGCAAGAAGCTAGTTGAGCTGCCATACACTGTAAAGGGGATGGACGTCTCATTCTCTGGGATCTTGTCTTTTATTGAG GATGTCGCCCACCGGATGCTGGCCACTGGAGAGTGTACTCCGGAGGATCTGTGCTTCTCTCTGCAG GAAACTGTGTTTGCAATGCTGGTCGAGATCACAGAGCGGGCCATGGCACATTGTGGCTCCCAGGAGGCCCTCATTGTGGGAGGTGTAGGGT GTAATGTGAGGTTACAGGAAATGATGGAGACCATGTGCCAGGAACGTGGAGCTCGGCTTTTTGCCACAGATGAAAG ATTCTGCATTGACAATGGAGCCATGATAGCCCAGGCTGGGTGGGAGATGTTTCAGGCTGGACACAGGACCCCTCTCAGTGAATCTGGGATCACACAGAG gtatcGGACAGATGAAGTAGAAGTGACCTGGAGGGACTAA